In one Vulgatibacter incomptus genomic region, the following are encoded:
- a CDS encoding CBS domain-containing protein: MKVRDLMTRDVVTLEAGENLLLADDVMRLGRIRHLPVVENGRLVGLISHRDILQASVSSLAGLSRAEDASIKKSIPAREVMKREVTTIGPDEPALVACSIVLDRKLGCLPVVDAEGALVGIVTEADFVELARRYLEQLRD; the protein is encoded by the coding sequence ATGAAGGTTCGAGACCTGATGACCCGCGACGTCGTGACCCTCGAGGCAGGAGAGAACCTCCTCCTCGCCGACGACGTGATGCGCCTCGGCCGGATCCGGCACCTCCCCGTGGTCGAGAATGGCAGGCTGGTGGGCCTCATCAGCCACCGGGACATCCTCCAGGCCAGCGTCTCCTCCCTCGCGGGCCTCTCCCGCGCGGAGGACGCCTCGATCAAGAAGTCGATCCCCGCCCGCGAGGTGATGAAGCGCGAAGTGACGACTATCGGCCCGGACGAGCCTGCTCTCGTAGCCTGCTCGATCGTCCTCGACCGCAAGCTCGGATGCCTACCCGTCGTCGACGCCGAAGGCGCCCTGGTCGGAATCGTCACCGAGGCCGACTTCGTCGAGCTCGCCAGGCGCTACCTCGAGCAGCTCCGCGACTGA
- a CDS encoding sensor histidine kinase: MSDRGHRTAELAFLGELMASIAHELRNPLGVIDSSAHLLRSRLQRSRAVAGCEEHLDRIQGQVRIAARIIDDLLELARSRPPKREAVDLPAVLESARSSVATPPDLVVEVQLEPSLHVVHGDPGHLRQILVNLLENAVEAAGAGGRVRLTALVEGSELALRVSDSGSGIDPDLGLSIFDAFVTGRPQGVGLGLPLSRMLAERSGGSLELGDGPLPGATFVVRLPI, encoded by the coding sequence ATGTCCGACCGCGGTCATCGAACGGCGGAGCTCGCCTTCCTGGGCGAGCTCATGGCCTCCATCGCCCACGAGCTGCGCAATCCGCTCGGCGTGATCGACTCCTCGGCGCACCTCCTGCGCTCGAGGCTCCAGAGATCACGCGCCGTTGCGGGCTGCGAGGAACACCTCGACCGGATCCAGGGCCAAGTGCGGATCGCCGCGCGCATCATCGACGATCTCCTCGAGCTCGCGAGAAGCAGGCCTCCGAAGCGCGAGGCAGTCGATCTGCCCGCCGTGCTGGAGTCCGCCCGAAGCTCGGTCGCGACGCCGCCGGACCTCGTGGTCGAGGTCCAACTCGAGCCGTCGCTCCACGTCGTACACGGCGATCCCGGTCACCTCCGGCAGATCCTCGTCAACCTCCTCGAGAACGCGGTCGAGGCAGCAGGCGCCGGCGGCAGGGTGCGGCTCACCGCCCTCGTGGAAGGCAGTGAACTTGCGCTCCGGGTGAGCGACAGCGGCAGCGGAATCGATCCCGACCTCGGCCTGTCGATTTTCGATGCCTTCGTGACCGGTAGACCCCAGGGCGTTGGGCTGGGGCTCCCGCTATCCCGCATGCTGGCCGAGCGGAGCGGTGGAAGTCTCGAGCTCGGCGATGGCCCGCTCCCCGGCGCGACCTTCGTGGTCCGGCTGCCCATCTGA
- a CDS encoding TonB family protein, with product MALIAKVLLPLSLLLAPGIAAPADAAPDAGLVAASSEPPADAVDADGTVDAGTGLTPGEPELVPPVPIGSLHVPLPLGSPPPTETVTVQVLLRIDATGTVLNVDLVEGAGEPWDQAVLNAAAGFRFEPARWGGTPIPVEIPFVQRFEPPPPPEEEDQELPAVLEGSILEKGTRKPVPHAEVIVEQEGRTLRAESGNDGTFSLRAPAGPCRVEVAVPGYNRFVVRERLSEGERVAVRYLVERRSYDPYETIVIGKAERAEVSRTTLRDRELTRVPGTFGDPFRVVGAMPGVGQVFSLLSYPIVRGSNPGTTGILLDGVRVPQLYHYLAGPGVIHPSFIDRVDFYPGSFPVEYGGYTGGIVDGITRRARPDERIVDAGFDLTNTSVLLRQPTFGDTTATVAGRYGYPGLLLSAFSQDSYASYWDYQTRLDGAAGRGKWTAFAFGSYDEAGNVMDGVKQANLRSQFHRLDLRFRQGDDDTYGSYAISFGIDDLLAGKNAGSIRTLSAEPRIRWQFAAAEGFAVRFGLDGAFRQTELPTLSPDQQGSALDRIDPSIASVGGLVETPWRLTDSLSVIPGARVDLYDTKSASKASFDPRLLWRWRVGEWPDEATMTLKGGVGYYHQPPRFFIPIPGLDELALDLGLPASVQSSLGTEVELATGYLFDVTTYFNWMDPIVLEPNFDSSQTTPEGDPTNGLDNLLTNRKGRSYGVELMLRKMDRGNLFGWIAYTLSRSERLSSRGWEAFDFDRPHMLHVVAGLRLPRNWELGGRMQLQSGRPVRAGDGSLTGRTDPFTRFDIRIDKRAVYNSWMLDFYIDVINVAISPEAVDESSEGKIRYMLPTVGFRAVL from the coding sequence ATGGCGCTGATCGCGAAGGTCCTCCTTCCCCTGTCGTTGTTGCTGGCTCCGGGGATCGCCGCGCCCGCCGATGCCGCCCCCGACGCTGGCTTGGTGGCGGCATCGTCCGAGCCGCCGGCCGATGCCGTCGACGCGGACGGGACGGTCGATGCTGGCACAGGGCTGACGCCAGGTGAGCCCGAGCTCGTCCCGCCCGTACCGATCGGCTCGCTCCACGTGCCCTTGCCCCTGGGGTCGCCGCCGCCGACCGAGACGGTCACGGTCCAGGTGCTCCTGCGCATCGACGCGACGGGTACGGTCCTCAACGTCGACCTCGTGGAAGGGGCCGGCGAGCCCTGGGACCAGGCCGTGCTGAACGCCGCCGCCGGCTTCCGCTTCGAGCCCGCGCGCTGGGGCGGAACGCCGATCCCGGTCGAGATCCCCTTCGTCCAGCGCTTCGAGCCGCCGCCTCCGCCCGAAGAGGAGGACCAGGAGCTCCCCGCCGTCCTCGAGGGCTCGATCCTGGAAAAGGGAACGAGGAAGCCGGTTCCCCACGCCGAGGTGATCGTGGAACAGGAGGGCCGCACCCTCCGGGCGGAATCGGGGAACGACGGGACGTTCTCGCTCCGTGCGCCAGCGGGGCCCTGCCGGGTCGAGGTCGCGGTGCCCGGCTACAACCGCTTCGTGGTGAGAGAGCGGCTCTCGGAGGGCGAGCGCGTCGCGGTCCGATACCTCGTGGAGCGCCGCAGCTACGATCCCTACGAGACGATCGTGATCGGGAAGGCCGAGCGGGCGGAGGTCTCGAGGACCACGTTGCGCGACCGCGAGCTCACCCGGGTCCCCGGGACCTTCGGCGACCCCTTCCGGGTGGTCGGCGCGATGCCGGGCGTCGGGCAGGTGTTCTCGCTCCTGAGCTACCCGATCGTGCGCGGCTCGAACCCCGGCACCACCGGGATCCTCCTGGACGGCGTCCGCGTTCCGCAGCTCTACCACTACCTGGCGGGTCCGGGCGTGATCCACCCGTCATTCATCGACCGCGTGGACTTCTACCCGGGGAGCTTCCCCGTCGAGTACGGCGGCTACACCGGCGGCATCGTCGACGGGATCACGCGGCGGGCGCGGCCGGACGAGCGCATCGTCGACGCAGGCTTCGACCTCACGAACACCTCCGTCCTGCTCCGCCAGCCGACCTTCGGCGATACGACCGCCACCGTGGCGGGGCGCTACGGCTACCCCGGCCTCCTCCTGAGCGCGTTCAGCCAAGACTCCTACGCGAGCTACTGGGACTACCAGACGCGCCTGGACGGCGCCGCCGGCAGGGGCAAGTGGACCGCCTTCGCGTTCGGCTCCTACGACGAGGCGGGGAACGTGATGGACGGGGTCAAGCAGGCCAACCTGCGCTCCCAGTTCCACCGCCTCGACCTCCGCTTCCGCCAGGGCGACGATGACACCTACGGGAGCTACGCGATCTCGTTCGGGATCGACGACCTCCTGGCCGGAAAGAACGCCGGCTCGATCCGGACCCTGAGCGCCGAACCCCGCATCCGCTGGCAATTCGCGGCCGCAGAGGGTTTCGCCGTGAGGTTCGGACTGGACGGCGCCTTCCGGCAGACGGAGCTCCCCACGCTCTCACCCGATCAACAGGGAAGCGCGCTCGACCGGATCGACCCGTCGATCGCCTCGGTCGGCGGCCTGGTCGAGACGCCCTGGCGGCTCACCGACTCCCTCTCCGTGATCCCCGGCGCACGGGTGGACCTCTACGACACGAAGTCCGCGTCGAAGGCCTCGTTCGATCCGCGCCTGCTCTGGCGGTGGCGCGTCGGCGAGTGGCCCGACGAAGCGACGATGACGCTGAAGGGCGGCGTCGGGTACTACCACCAGCCGCCGCGCTTCTTCATCCCGATCCCCGGCCTCGACGAGCTCGCCTTGGACCTCGGCCTCCCCGCGAGTGTCCAGAGCAGCCTCGGCACCGAAGTGGAGCTCGCCACCGGCTACCTCTTCGACGTGACGACCTACTTCAACTGGATGGATCCCATCGTCCTCGAGCCGAACTTCGACTCGAGCCAGACGACACCCGAGGGCGATCCGACGAACGGGCTCGACAACCTCCTCACGAATCGAAAAGGGCGCTCGTACGGCGTGGAGCTCATGCTCCGCAAGATGGATCGCGGAAACCTCTTCGGCTGGATCGCGTACACGCTCTCGCGGAGCGAGCGCCTCTCGTCCCGTGGCTGGGAAGCCTTCGACTTCGACAGGCCCCACATGCTCCACGTGGTCGCCGGCCTGCGCCTCCCACGAAACTGGGAGCTCGGCGGGCGGATGCAGCTCCAGAGCGGGCGCCCGGTTCGTGCGGGAGACGGCTCTCTCACGGGCCGCACCGACCCGTTCACCCGCTTCGACATCCGGATCGACAAGCGCGCCGTCTACAACTCGTGGATGCTCGACTTCTACATCGACGTGATCAACGTGGCGATCTCGCCCGAGGCGGTCGACGAGAGCTCGGAGGGCAAGATCCGCTACATGCTCCCGACCGTCGGCTTCCGGGCCGTGCTGTAG